The Pochonia chlamydosporia 170 chromosome 1, whole genome shotgun sequence genome window below encodes:
- a CDS encoding iron transport multicopper oxidase FET3 precursor (similar to Aspergillus terreus NIH2624 XP_001216653.1): MAGLGRLAAVLAASASLASAATINHDFNVSWVRANPDGAFERPVIGINGKWPIPRIECNVGDRIVINVNNQLGNQSTSLHFHGLFQNGTNNMDGPSGVTQCSIPPGNSFTYNFTVNQPGTYWYHSHNDGQYPDGLRGPVIVHDPEFPYKKEVDEEIVLTLSDWYHDEIATLIPQFLSKTNPTGAEPVPNAALMNDTQNITVSVQPGKTYMFRVVNIGAFAGQYLWIEGHKIRIVEVDGVYTKDAEAEMVYIAAAQRVSFLLTTKNETSANYPIVASMDTTLFDTLPPELNYNSTGWLTYDKSKDYPAAALVDELNAFDDITLEAYDGMELLPEPDRTVELDVIMDNLGNGANYAFFNNITYTYPKVPTLYTALSAGDKATDPRVYGEYTHPFVLKKNEIVQIVVNNLDSGRHPFHLHGHNFQAVYRSNESAGTFEDEGGATGKTFPKVPMRRDTMVIWPNGNMVLRFKADNPGIWLFHCHIEWHVVSGLIATFVEAPTELQKTLSIPPTHLQACKSSNILPEGNAAGNTVDFLDLTGENKAPAPLPAGFTTRGIVALVFSCITGILGICVVAWYGFSQPIEEAPRAVTSIIRDADMSESDNAQNVTSGTSTARETT, encoded by the exons ATGGCGGGTCTTGGGCGATtggctgccgtcttggctGCGTCAGCGAGCTTGGCATCCGCAGCGACAATCAATCATGATTTCAACGTCAGTTGGGTCCGAGCCAATCCTGACGGAGCGTTTGAGCGACCAGTTATCGGCATCAATGGAAAATGGCCGATTCCCAGAATTGAGTGCAACGTTGGCGACCGCATTGTTATCAACGTAAACAACCAGCTCGGAAACCAGTCGACTTCACTCCACTTCCACGGCCTGTTCCAAAATggaaccaacaacatggaCGGCCCATCAGGCGTCACTCAATGCTCAATCCCACCTGGCAATTCATTCACATATAACTTCACT GTCAACCAACCTGGCACGTACTGGTATCACTCTCACAACGATGGCCAGTACCCTGACGGACTGCGTGGCCCTGTTATCGTCCATGATCCCGAGTTTCCGTACAAGAAAGAAGTTGATGAGGAAATTGTTCTAACACTATCGGACTGGTACCATGATGAGATTGCAACGCTCATTCCTCAGTTTCTGAGCAAGACCAACCCAACCGGTGCAGAACCAGTCCCAAATGCGGCCCTCATGAACGATACTCAAAACATAACCGTCTCTGTCCAGCCCGGTAAGACGTACATGTTCCGAGTTGTCAATATTGGAGCCTTTGCCGGCCAATACCTATGGATCGAAGGCCACAAGATACGCATCGTCGAGGTAGACGGAGTATACACAAAGGATGCAGAAGCTGAAATGGTATATATCGCCGCCGCTCAGAGAGTGAGCTTTCTTTTGACAACCAAAAACGAAACATCCGCAAATTACCCCATTGTCGCAAGCATGGATACG ACTCTCTTCGACACATTACCTCCTGAACTCAACTACAATTCCACTGGCTGGCTCACCTACGACAAGTCCAAAGACTATCCAGCCGCTGCTCTTGTCGATGAGCTAAATGCCTTTGATGACATAACCCTCGAAGCCTACGATGGCATGGAACTCCTCCCAGAGCCCGATCGCACCGTCGAACTCGACGTAATCATGGACAACCTTGGCAACGGCGCAAACtacgccttcttcaacaacatcacctACACATACCCCAAGGTTCCCACACTATACACCGCCCTCAGTGCCGGCGACAAGGCCACCGATCCCAGAGTATACGGTGAATACACGCACCCCTTCGTCCTAAAGAAGAATGAAATCGTCCAGATCGTCGTCAACAATCTCGACAGCGGTCGCCACCCGTTCCATCTCCACGGCCACAACTTCCAAGCCGTCTACCGCTCCAACGAGTCAGCCGGCACTTTTGAGGACGAGGGTGGCGCGACGGGGAAGACCTTCCCCAAGGTTCCTATGCGCCGCGACACCATGGTCATCTGGCCCAACGGCAACATGGTTTTGCGATTCAAAGCCGACAACCCAG GAATCTGGTTGTTCCACTGCCATATTGAATGGCACGTCGTATCCGGTCTCATCGCCACATTCGTCGAAGCACCCACCGAGCTGCAAAAGACGCTCTCCATCCCCCCTACTCACCTCCAAGCCTGTAAATCTTCCAACATCCTCCCCGAGGGCAACGCAGCCGGCAACACCGTCGACTTCCTCGACCTCACCGGCGAGAATAAAGCCCCCGCACCTCTACCAGCAGG ATTCACCACACGAGGCATCGTAGCCCTGGTGTTCAGCTGCATAACTGGCATTCTGGGCATCTGCGTCGTAGCATGGTACGGCTTCTCCCAGCCCATTGAGGAAGCACCCCGGGCCGTAACAAGCATCATCCGCGACGCAGACATGTCGGAGTCTGATAACGCCCAAAATGTAACTTCTGGTACGAGCACCGCCAGAGAAACTACCTAG
- a CDS encoding CDP-diacylglycerol--inositol 3-phosphatidyltransferase (similar to Metarhizium acridum CQMa 102 XP_007813583.1) codes for MSTRQTRRKSAKLREAAAAAASSDDDQQQVTMNGNGSAHHTPEVAESEEVENIFLFWPNIIGYIRIILAIASLYYMPVHPRTCSVLYAVSCLLDAFDGYAARIFEQSTRFGAVLDMVTDRCTTSCLLVFLSSAFPRWSILFQGLIALDFSSHYMHMYATLVVGGSDSSHKNIDKSQNWLLNLYYTNKTVLFTLCALNELFFIGLYLLAFSSPWLSPHLIKSVEETSGGYINPGAPVNTSLLRQMFPDPFSASALEIARANKMDSLVPWAIAGISLPFMVVKQAINGVQLYNAGQWLAEVDVKMRKKNGLPRKNKAKAL; via the exons ATGTCTACCCGTCAGACCCGAAGGAAGTCCGCCAAGCTGCGCGAAGCTGCCGCAGCTGCAGCTTCGTCCGACGACGATCAGCAACAAGTCACCATGAATGGCAATGGTTCTGCTCACCACACGCCGGAAGTCGCGGAATCTGAGGAAGTTGAGAATATCTTCCTCTTCTGGCCCAATATCATCG GCTACATCCGTATCATTCTCGCCATTGCCTCGTTATACTATATGCCTGTCCACCCTCGAACCTGCTCCGTCCTGTACGCTGTATCCTGCCTGCTTGACGCATTTGATGGCTATGCCGCTCGAATTTTCGAACAGTCCACTCGCTTCGGCGCGGTGCTCGACATGGTTACCGACCGCTGCACCACCTCCTGCCTGCTCGTCTTCTTGTCATCCGCTTTCCCGCGATGGTCGATTTTGTTCCAGGGCTTGATTGCCTTGGATTTCTCCAGCCACTATATGCACATGTATGCCACTCTTGTGGTTGGCGGCTCCGACTCGAGCCACAAGAACATCGACAAGAGCCAGAATTGGCTACTGAACTTGTATTACACCAACAAG ACCGTCCTGTTCACCCTGTGCGCCCTCAAcgagctcttcttcatcggtCTCTATCTGCTGGCCTtttcttcgccttggctGTCTCCCCACCTGATCAAGAGTGTCGAAGAGACAAGTGGTGGCTACATCAATCCAGGTGCTCCGGTTAATACGTCGCTGCTCCGACAGATGTTCCCCGATCCGTTCAGTGCCTCTGCATTGGAAATTGCTCGAGCCAACAAGATGGACTCCCTCGTCCCCTGGGCTATTGCTGGCATCAGCCTCCCTTTTATGGTTGtcaagcaagccatcaacGGAGTCCAGTTGTACAACGCCGGCCAGTGGCTTGCCGAAGTTGATGTCAAGATGCGCAAGAAGAACGGCCTTCCGCGCAAAAACAAGGCTAAGGCGTTGTAA
- a CDS encoding plasma membrane iron permease (similar to Colletotrichum gloeosporioides Nara gc5 XP_007273099.1) — MAKDVFSVPIFLVVFRETLETVIIVSVLLAFLKQTLDGPERDAKTYKTLRRQVWLGVAAGFFLCMVVAAALIGVFYTVGSNSWDNNENYYEGAFCLFAAVIITVMGGALLRIGKMQEKWRVKLAKAIESPIKAGSKGWIAHWLEKYSMFVLPFITVLREGIEAVVFVAGVTFSAPAYAVPLPVVVGLLVGGIIGWILYKGGSSAKLQIFLVASTCLLYLVAAGLFSRGVWHLEAQKWNNAIGGDASETGNGPGSYDIDKSVWHVNCCSPTSTSDGGWGVFNAILGWQNSATYGSVISYNVYWIFVMAGFILMRFKETKGHWPFMKPKHSVAQEDSRSGSSSQQGGAAEKTTNVTEKTTTA, encoded by the exons ATGGCTAAGGACGTTTTTTCTGTGCCGAtattcctcgtcgtctttcGAGAGACGTTGGAAACGGTCATCATTGTCTCCGTCTTGCTAGCATTCTTGAAGCAAACCCTTGATGGACCAGAGCGGGATGCAAAGACTTACAAAACCTTACGGCGCCAG GTATGGCTGGGTGTTGCTGCCGGTTTCTTCCTCTGCATGGTTGTCGCCGCAGCACTGATTGGCGTGTTCTACACCGTTGGATCCAATTCTTGGGACAACAATGAGAACTACTACGAAGGCGCGTTTTGTCTCTTCgccgccgtcatcatcaccgtcatgGGTGGCGCTCTTCTCAGAATCGGCAAGATGCAAGAAAAGTGGCGTGTCAAGCTCGCCAAGGCCATAGAGTCGCCCATCAAGGCTGGCTCCAAGGGTTGGATTGCCCACTGGCTCGAGAAGTACTCCATGTTCGTGTTGCCGTTCATCACAGTTCTTCGTGAGGGCATTGAGGCCGTTGTGTTTGTGGCCGGTGTGACCTTTTCAGCACCCGCATATGCCGTGCCCCTGCCTGTCGTTGTAGGActtcttgttggcggcatcattgGCTGGATTCTCTACAA GGGTGGCTCTTCTGCCAAGTTGCAAATATTCCTCGTCGCTTCAACGTGCCTCTTGTATCTCGTTGCGGCAGGCCTCTTCTCCCGTGGTGTTTGGCACCTCGAGGCGCAAAAGTGGAATAATGCCATTGGTGGCGATGCATCAGAAACTGGCAACGGCCCAGGATCTTACGACATCGACAAGAGTGTCTGGCATGTGAAT TGCTGCTCACCAACTTCCACCAGCGACGGCGGCTGGGGAGTCTTCAACGCCATTCTCGGCTGGCAAAACTCTGCGACCTACGGGTCCGTCATCTCATACAACGTCTACTGGATCTTTGTCATGGCCGGATTCATCCTCATGCGATTCAAGGAGACCAAGGGTCACTGGCCGTTCATGAAGCCCAAACATTCAGTTGCTCAGGAGGACAGCCGCAGTGGCAGTTCCAGCCAGCAGGGTGGTGCCGCTGAGAAAACTACCAATGTGACAGAGAAGACTACCACGGCGTAA